The proteins below come from a single Plantactinospora sp. KBS50 genomic window:
- a CDS encoding putative RNA methyltransferase, whose translation MRADVLSRLRCPVCADPLDAADRSVRCPRGHSFDLARQGYVNLLTGQTRHRGDSAEMVAAREEFLLAGHYDPITGLVAGAAARELAGDGGAAYPEPAGAAGAAYPDLVVDAGAGTGRYLGAVLDAAPAAVGLALDVSKPALRRAARAHPRASAALADTWRGLPVADRAARLVLNVFAPRNGPEFHRVLRPDGTLLVLTPAADHLGALVDRLRLLRVDPDKADRTADRLADRFDLVRRDPHRYDLDLPREAVGALVGMGPSAWHTDPEALAAGLRRLPDRVPVTVSVELASYRPR comes from the coding sequence ATGCGCGCCGACGTGCTGAGCCGGCTGCGCTGCCCGGTCTGCGCGGATCCGTTGGACGCGGCCGACCGCAGCGTCCGCTGCCCGCGCGGGCACAGCTTCGACCTGGCCCGCCAGGGGTACGTCAACCTGCTGACCGGCCAGACCCGGCATCGCGGGGACAGCGCCGAGATGGTGGCCGCCCGGGAGGAATTCCTGCTGGCCGGCCACTACGACCCGATCACCGGGCTGGTCGCCGGGGCCGCGGCGCGGGAACTGGCCGGCGACGGCGGTGCGGCGTACCCGGAACCGGCCGGCGCGGCCGGAGCGGCGTACCCGGATCTGGTGGTGGACGCCGGCGCCGGGACCGGGCGGTACCTCGGCGCGGTCCTGGACGCGGCGCCCGCCGCCGTCGGGCTGGCGCTGGACGTGTCGAAGCCCGCCCTGCGGCGCGCGGCGCGGGCGCACCCCCGGGCCTCCGCCGCCCTCGCCGACACCTGGCGTGGCCTGCCGGTCGCCGACCGCGCGGCACGGCTGGTGCTGAACGTGTTCGCTCCCCGCAACGGTCCGGAGTTCCACCGGGTGCTGCGGCCCGACGGCACGCTGCTGGTGCTCACCCCGGCCGCCGATCATCTCGGCGCGCTTGTCGACCGGCTCCGGCTGCTGCGGGTCGACCCGGACAAGGCCGACCGGACGGCCGACCGGCTGGCCGACCGGTTCGACCTGGTCCGGCGGGACCCGCACCGGTACGACCTGGACCTGCCGCGGGAGGCGGTCGGCGCCCTGGTCGGGATGGGACCGAGCGCCTGGCACACCGACCCGGAGGCGCTGGCCGCCGGGCTGCGGCGGCTGCCCGACCGGGTGCCGGTCACCGTCTCGGTGGAGTTGGCCAGCTACCGGCCCCGCTGA
- a CDS encoding ATP-binding protein, with the protein MLCLDDFYKDGDDPTLPRSGGQVNWESPQAWDAAAAVQTIALLLRNGKADVPVYAIGADRRVATRTVSLNGSPIFVAEGIFAAEIAQECRRLGLLAEAYALRRPRWATFVRRLLRDLAERRKAPDLLFRRGVALLRTEPAVLARQTGLGCRPAGGRAVLRGAARLAATATATTAGTAAATGTAADDGVRAEIAGTEPGAGPVIPGASRTPA; encoded by the coding sequence GTGCTGTGTTTGGACGACTTCTACAAGGACGGTGACGACCCGACTCTGCCTCGGTCGGGCGGCCAGGTCAACTGGGAGTCACCACAGGCGTGGGATGCCGCCGCGGCGGTACAGACGATCGCGCTGCTGCTGCGGAACGGCAAGGCCGATGTGCCGGTTTACGCGATCGGCGCGGACCGGCGGGTAGCCACTCGGACAGTCAGCCTCAACGGATCGCCAATATTTGTAGCCGAAGGGATTTTTGCGGCCGAGATCGCCCAGGAGTGCCGCCGACTCGGCCTGCTCGCCGAGGCGTACGCGCTGCGCCGGCCGCGCTGGGCGACCTTCGTCCGGCGGCTGCTGCGCGACCTGGCCGAGCGGCGCAAGGCGCCCGACCTGCTGTTCCGGCGCGGGGTGGCGCTGCTGCGCACCGAGCCGGCGGTGCTGGCCCGCCAGACCGGCCTCGGTTGCCGGCCGGCCGGCGGCCGGGCGGTGCTCCGCGGCGCCGCCCGGCTGGCCGCCACCGCCACCGCCACCACCGCCGGGACCGCCGCCGCGACCGGCACCGCCGCGGACGACGGCGTGCGGGCCGAGATCGCCGGTACGGAGCCCGGGGCCGGGCCGGTCATCCCCGGAGCATCGCGTACCCCGGCTTGA
- a CDS encoding adenosine deaminase → MAAITYEDIVRAPKALLHDHLDGGLRPQTIIELADGIGHPLPSTDPDDLGRWFASAAASGSLERYLETFDHTVAVMQTAAALHRVAAECALDLAADGVVYAEVRFAPEQHLDRDLSLDEVVEAVLAGFVDGAAQAARDGRTIRIGTLLTAMRHAARSQEIAELAVRHRDHGVVGFDIAGAEAGFPPTRHLDAFEYLQRENFHFTIHAGEAFGLPSIWQAIQWCGADRLGHGVRIVDDITAAEPDGRPVLGRLAAYVRDKRIPLELCPSSNVQTGAAASIAEHPIGLLRDLRFRATVNTDNRLMSGTSMSREMALLVEAFDYGWPELQWFTINAMKSAFIPFDERLAIIDNVIKPGYAMLRG, encoded by the coding sequence ATGGCCGCGATCACGTACGAAGACATCGTCCGGGCGCCGAAGGCGCTGCTCCACGACCATCTGGACGGCGGCCTCAGACCACAGACGATCATCGAGCTGGCCGACGGGATCGGGCACCCGCTGCCCAGCACCGACCCGGACGATCTCGGCCGGTGGTTCGCCTCGGCGGCCGCGTCCGGCTCGCTGGAGCGGTACCTGGAGACGTTCGACCACACGGTCGCGGTGATGCAGACCGCGGCGGCGCTGCACCGGGTGGCGGCGGAGTGCGCGCTCGACCTGGCCGCCGACGGGGTGGTGTACGCGGAGGTCCGGTTCGCCCCGGAGCAGCACCTGGACCGCGACCTGAGCCTCGACGAGGTGGTGGAGGCCGTGCTGGCGGGATTCGTCGACGGCGCCGCGCAGGCGGCCCGGGACGGCCGGACGATCCGGATCGGCACGCTGCTGACCGCCATGCGGCACGCCGCCCGTTCGCAGGAGATCGCCGAGCTGGCGGTCCGGCACCGGGATCACGGCGTGGTCGGCTTCGACATCGCCGGTGCCGAGGCGGGCTTCCCGCCCACCCGGCACCTGGATGCCTTCGAGTACCTCCAGCGGGAGAACTTCCACTTCACGATCCACGCCGGGGAGGCGTTCGGGCTGCCGTCGATCTGGCAGGCGATCCAGTGGTGCGGCGCCGACCGGCTGGGGCACGGCGTACGGATCGTGGACGACATCACGGCCGCGGAGCCGGACGGGCGGCCGGTGCTGGGCCGGCTGGCCGCGTACGTCCGGGACAAGCGGATTCCGCTGGAGCTGTGCCCGTCGTCCAACGTGCAGACCGGTGCCGCGGCCTCGATCGCCGAGCATCCCATCGGGCTGCTGCGCGACCTGCGGTTCAGGGCGACGGTGAACACCGACAACCGGCTGATGAGCGGCACGTCGATGTCGCGCGAGATGGCGCTGCTGGTCGAGGCGTTCGACTACGGCTGGCCGGAACTCCAGTGGTTCACCATCAACGCCATGAAGAGTGCGTTCATCCCGTTCGACGAGCGGCTGGCGATCATCGACAACGTCATCAAGCCGGGGTACGCGATGCTCCGGGGATGA
- a CDS encoding DUF4272 domain-containing protein translates to MAVSAPDPQAVRAANVDELRRLRLPLPPPEFPLVWEPGDEVELRPTREIEARMAVLQLILARCFGMPPRAAMSWLLGSHLVESLTPPEWQFVTGSIGDHRSFVLHHDAVFALAWVLGLSKHLDPTEPTDPRLVEALPNIAAGETLAKWRSRTLAAPRDAAEAAVLLDFHYCLDWAFLEAERTGAALPGLVDANAIGQRRWALEWVVVFYGPYHEPPAGWEEVDLST, encoded by the coding sequence GTGGCCGTATCCGCTCCGGACCCCCAGGCCGTCCGCGCCGCCAATGTCGACGAGCTGCGGCGGCTCAGGCTGCCCCTGCCGCCGCCGGAGTTTCCTCTGGTCTGGGAGCCCGGCGACGAGGTCGAGCTGCGGCCCACCCGGGAGATCGAGGCCCGGATGGCGGTGCTCCAGCTCATCCTGGCGCGCTGTTTCGGCATGCCGCCGCGGGCCGCGATGAGCTGGTTGCTCGGCTCGCATCTGGTGGAGTCGCTCACCCCGCCGGAGTGGCAGTTCGTCACCGGCAGCATCGGCGACCACCGGTCGTTCGTGCTGCACCACGACGCGGTGTTCGCGCTGGCCTGGGTGCTCGGCCTGAGCAAGCACCTGGATCCGACCGAGCCGACCGATCCGCGCCTGGTGGAGGCGCTGCCGAACATCGCGGCGGGGGAGACCCTCGCCAAGTGGCGGTCCCGGACCCTGGCCGCGCCGCGCGACGCCGCCGAGGCGGCCGTGCTGCTCGACTTCCACTACTGCCTGGACTGGGCCTTTCTGGAGGCCGAACGGACGGGCGCGGCCCTGCCGGGGCTGGTCGACGCGAACGCCATCGGGCAGCGGCGGTGGGCGCTGGAATGGGTGGTGGTCTTCTACGGGCCGTACCACGAACCCCCGGCCGGCTGGGAAGAGGTGGACCTCTCCACGTGA